The proteins below come from a single Xenopus tropicalis strain Nigerian chromosome 9, UCB_Xtro_10.0, whole genome shotgun sequence genomic window:
- the ercc3 gene encoding TFIIH basal transcription factor complex helicase XPB subunit (The RefSeq protein has 1 substitution compared to this genomic sequence), which translates to MGKRDKADRGDKKKFKRRHYEEEDEEEEEVPGGEYQEAVPSAAGKQVDEAGTKQDEYGAKDYRLQMPLKMDHSSRPLWVAPDGHIFLEAFSPVYKYAQDFLVAISEPVCRPSHTHEYKLTAYSLYAAVSVGLQTSDIVEYLQKLSKTGVPEGIVQFIKLCTVSYGKVKLVLKHNRYFVESTHPEVIQELLQDSVIRGCRLRDAEGNETDLITETFLSKSAISKASETAASGPSTSQVPEGQDKTNVPADLFEFYEQMDKEEEEEEETQTVSFEVKQDNIEELQKQCIHLEYPLLAEYDFRNDTMNPDINIDLKPTAVLRPYQEKSLRKMFGNGRARSGVIVLPCGAGKSLVGVTAACTVRKRCLVLGNSAVSVEQWKAQFKMWSTIDDSQICRFTSDAKDKPIGCSIAISTYSMLGHTTKRSWEAERVMEWLKSQEWGLMILDEVHTIPAKMFRRVLTIVQAHCKLGLTATLVREDDKIVDLNFLIGPKLYEANWMELQNNGYIAKVQCAEVWCPMSPEFYREYVAIKTKKRILLYTMNPNKFRACQFLIKFHERRNDKIIVFADNVFALKEYAIRLSKPYIYGPTSQGERMHILQNFKHNPKINTIFISKVGDTSFDLPEANVLIQISSHGGSRRQEAQRLGRVLRAKKGMVAEEYNAFFYSLVSQDTQEMAYSTKRQRFLVDQGYSFKVITKLAGMEEEHLAFSNKEDQQQLLQKVLAASDLDAEEEVVVGEFGSRSTMQVSRRVGTMSSMSGADDAVYMEYHTSRNRGASNKHVHPLFKRFRK; encoded by the exons ATGGGCAAGAGGGATAAGGCGGACAGAG GAGACAAAAAGAAGTTCAAGCGGCGTCACTATGAGGAAGAGGATGAAGAGGAAGAGGAGGTGCCCGGGGGCGAATACCAGGAAGCCGTTCCTTCTGCCGCGGGAAAGCAAGTGGACGAAGCCGGCACAAAGCAGGATGAGTACGGAGCCAAAGACTATCGCCTGCAGATGCCTCTGAAAATGGATCATTCCTCTCGCCCCCTGTGGGTG GCACCCGACGGGCACATCTTCCTAGAAGCCTTCTCGCCAGTGTACAAGTACGCTCAGGATTTCCTGGTGGCCATATCGGAACCCGTGTGCAGACCCTCCCACACCCACGAATACAAACTCACGGCTTATTCGCTGTACGCGGCCGTTAGTGTCGGGCTGCAAACGAGCGACATTGTCGAGTATCTGCAGAAACTGAGCAAAACCGGGGTCCCTGAAGGGATTGTACAGTTCATTAAG CTCTGCACTGTCAGCTACGGGAAAGTGAAGCTGGTCCTGAAACACAACAG GTACTTTGTGGAGAGCACCCACCCAGAAGTCATCCAAGAGCTGCTTCAAGATTCTGTCATCCGAGGCTGTCGGCTGCGAGACGCAGAGGGAAATGAAACTGACCTCATCACTGAGACCTTTCTGAGCAAATCTGCA ATATCCAAGGCAAGTGAAACAGCAGCCAGTGGACCTTCTACATCCCAGGTCCCAGAGGGACAAGACAAAACAAACGTGCCGGctgatttatttgaattttatgaACAGATGGataaagaggaggaggaggaagaagagacCCAAACGGTTTCTTTTGAGGTCAAACAG GACAATATAGAAGAACTTCAGAAGCAGTGCATACACTTGGAATACCCTCTGCTGGCAGAGTACGACTTTAGGAACGACACAATGAATCCAGACATTAATATTGATTTAAAGCCTACAGCGGTGCTGCGGCCCTACCAGGAGAAGAGCCTGCGCAAAATGTTCGGCAACGGGCGGGCAAGATCTGGCGTCATTGTGCTTCCTTGCG GGGCCGGCAAGTCCTTGGTCGGCGTCACCGCTGCCTGTACCGTTCGCAAAAGGTGCCTGGTTCTAGGTAACTCTGCCGTTTCTGTGGAGCAGTGGAAAGCCCAGTTCAAAATGTGGTCAACCATCGACGACAGTCAGATATGCCGCTTTACCTCAGACGCCAAGGACAAGCCCATTGGCTGTTCCATCGCCATCAGCACGTACTCTATGCTGGGGCACACCACCAAACGGTCGTGGGAAGCAGAGCGCGTCATGGAGTGGCTAAAAAGTCAGGAGTGGGGGTTAATGATCCTCGATGAAGTGCACACCATACCGG cTAAAATGTTCCGTAGAGTCCTGACCATAGTCCAGGCGCACTGCAAGCTGGGACTCACTGCCACACTGGTACGAGAAGATGACAAAATTGTGGATTTGAATTTCCTGATTGGTCCAAAACTGTACGAGGCCAACTGGATGGAGCTTCAGAACAATGGCTATATTGCCAAGGTGCAGTGTGCCGAG GTCTGGTGCCCCATGTCTCCCGAGTTCTACAGAGAATATGTTGCCATCAAGACAAAGAAGCGAATTCTGTTGTACACTATGAACCCAAATAAATTTCGGGCCTGCCAGTTCCTTATTAAGTTCCATGAAAGGAGGAATGACAAGATCATTGTGTTTGCAGACAATGTGTTTGCTCTCAAAGAGTATGCCATTCGGCTGAGCAA ACCTTACATTTACGGGCCCACATCCCAGGGGGAGAGGATGCACATTCTGCAGAACTTCAAGCATAACCCAAAGATCAACACTATCTTTATATCTAAG GTAGGGGACACGTCTTTCGATCTGCCGGAAGCGAATGTGCTGATTCAGATCTCATCCCACGGTGGGTCGAGGAGGCAAGAAGCTCAGCGTCTTGGAAGAGTCTTAAGAGCAAAAAAGG GGATGGTGGCGGAGGAATACAACGCCTTCTTCTATTCGCTGGTGTCCCAGGACACGCAGGAAATGGCTTATTCCACAAAACGACAGAGGTTCCTCGTGGACCAGGGTTACAGCTTTAAG GTGATTACGAAGCTTGCGGGGATGGAGGAAGAGGATCTTGCATTCTCCAACAAGGAGGATCAACAGCAACTTCTGCAGAAAGTCCTGGCAGCCTCTGACCTTGATGCTGAGGAGGAAGTGGTGGTCGGAGAATTTGGATCCAGGTCCACCATGCAG GTGTCCAGACGCGTGGGGACCATGAGCTCCATGTCCGGAGCCGACGACGCGGTCTACATGGAATATCACACGTCACGAAACAGGGGGGCGTCGAACAAACACGTGCACCCACTGTTCAAGCGCTTCCGAAAGTGA
- the ercc3 gene encoding general transcription and DNA repair factor IIH helicase subunit XPB isoform X1, whose translation MGKRDKADRGDKKKFKRRHYEEEDEEEEEVPGGEYQEAVPSAAGKQVDEAGTKQDEYGAKDYRLQMPLKMDHSSRPLWVAPDGHIFLEAFSPVYKYAQDFLVAISEPVCRPSHTHEYKLTAYSLYAAVSVGLQTSDIVEYLQKLSKTGVPEGIVQFIKLCTVSYGKVKLVLKHNRYFVESTHPEVIQELLQDSVIRGCRLRDAEGNETDLITETFLSKSAISKASETAASGPSTSQVPEGQDKTNVPADLFEFYEQMDKEEEEEEETQTVSFEVKQDNIEELQKQCIHLEYPLLAEYDFRNDTMNPDINIDLKPTAVLRPYQEKSLRKMFGNGRARSGVIVLPCGAGKSLVGVTAACTVRKRCLVLGNSAVSVEQWKAQFKMWSTIDDSQICRFTSDAKDKPIGCSIAISTYSMLGHTTKRSWEAERVMEWLKSQEWGLMILDEVHTIPAKMFRRVLTIVQAHCKLGLTATLVREDDKIVDLNFLIGPKLYEANWMELQNNGYIAKVQCAEVWCPMSPEFYREYVAIKTKKRILLYTMNPNKFRACQFLIKFHERRNDKIIVFADNVFALKEYAIRLSKPYIYGPTSQGERMHILQNFKHNPKINTIFISKVGDTSFDLPEANVLIQISSHGGSRRQEAQRLGRVLRAKKGMVAEEYNAFFYSLVSQDTQEMAYSTKRQRFLVDQGYSFKVITKLAGMEEEDLAFSNKEDQQQLLQKVLAASDLDAEEEVVVGEFGSRSTMQVSRRVGTMSSMSGADDAVYMEYHTSRNRGASNKHVHPLFKRFRK comes from the exons ATGGGCAAGAGGGATAAGGCGGACAGAG GAGACAAAAAGAAGTTCAAGCGGCGTCACTATGAGGAAGAGGATGAAGAGGAAGAGGAGGTGCCCGGGGGCGAATACCAGGAAGCCGTTCCTTCTGCCGCGGGAAAGCAAGTGGACGAAGCCGGCACAAAGCAGGATGAGTACGGAGCCAAAGACTATCGCCTGCAGATGCCTCTGAAAATGGATCATTCCTCTCGCCCCCTGTGGGTG GCACCCGACGGGCACATCTTCCTAGAAGCCTTCTCGCCAGTGTACAAGTACGCTCAGGATTTCCTGGTGGCCATATCGGAACCCGTGTGCAGACCCTCCCACACCCACGAATACAAACTCACGGCTTATTCGCTGTACGCGGCCGTTAGTGTCGGGCTGCAAACGAGCGACATTGTCGAGTATCTGCAGAAACTGAGCAAAACCGGGGTCCCTGAAGGGATTGTACAGTTCATTAAG CTCTGCACTGTCAGCTACGGGAAAGTGAAGCTGGTCCTGAAACACAACAG GTACTTTGTGGAGAGCACCCACCCAGAAGTCATCCAAGAGCTGCTTCAAGATTCTGTCATCCGAGGCTGTCGGCTGCGAGACGCAGAGGGAAATGAAACTGACCTCATCACTGAGACCTTTCTGAGCAAATCTGCA ATATCCAAGGCAAGTGAAACAGCAGCCAGTGGACCTTCTACATCCCAGGTCCCAGAGGGACAAGACAAAACAAACGTGCCGGctgatttatttgaattttatgaACAGATGGataaagaggaggaggaggaagaagagacCCAAACGGTTTCTTTTGAGGTCAAACAG GACAATATAGAAGAACTTCAGAAGCAGTGCATACACTTGGAATACCCTCTGCTGGCAGAGTACGACTTTAGGAACGACACAATGAATCCAGACATTAATATTGATTTAAAGCCTACAGCGGTGCTGCGGCCCTACCAGGAGAAGAGCCTGCGCAAAATGTTCGGCAACGGGCGGGCAAGATCTGGCGTCATTGTGCTTCCTTGCG GGGCCGGCAAGTCCTTGGTCGGCGTCACCGCTGCCTGTACCGTTCGCAAAAGGTGCCTGGTTCTAGGTAACTCTGCCGTTTCTGTGGAGCAGTGGAAAGCCCAGTTCAAAATGTGGTCAACCATCGACGACAGTCAGATATGCCGCTTTACCTCAGACGCCAAGGACAAGCCCATTGGCTGTTCCATCGCCATCAGCACGTACTCTATGCTGGGGCACACCACCAAACGGTCGTGGGAAGCAGAGCGCGTCATGGAGTGGCTAAAAAGTCAGGAGTGGGGGTTAATGATCCTCGATGAAGTGCACACCATACCGG cTAAAATGTTCCGTAGAGTCCTGACCATAGTCCAGGCGCACTGCAAGCTGGGACTCACTGCCACACTGGTACGAGAAGATGACAAAATTGTGGATTTGAATTTCCTGATTGGTCCAAAACTGTACGAGGCCAACTGGATGGAGCTTCAGAACAATGGCTATATTGCCAAGGTGCAGTGTGCCGAG GTCTGGTGCCCCATGTCTCCCGAGTTCTACAGAGAATATGTTGCCATCAAGACAAAGAAGCGAATTCTGTTGTACACTATGAACCCAAATAAATTTCGGGCCTGCCAGTTCCTTATTAAGTTCCATGAAAGGAGGAATGACAAGATCATTGTGTTTGCAGACAATGTGTTTGCTCTCAAAGAGTATGCCATTCGGCTGAGCAA ACCTTACATTTACGGGCCCACATCCCAGGGGGAGAGGATGCACATTCTGCAGAACTTCAAGCATAACCCAAAGATCAACACTATCTTTATATCTAAG GTAGGGGACACGTCTTTCGATCTGCCGGAAGCGAATGTGCTGATTCAGATCTCATCCCACGGTGGGTCGAGGAGGCAAGAAGCTCAGCGTCTTGGAAGAGTCTTAAGAGCAAAAAAGG GGATGGTGGCGGAGGAATACAACGCCTTCTTCTATTCGCTGGTGTCCCAGGACACGCAGGAAATGGCTTATTCCACAAAACGACAGAGGTTCCTCGTGGACCAGGGTTACAGCTTTAAG GTGATTACGAAGCTTGCGGGGATGGAGGAAGAGGATCTTGCATTCTCCAACAAGGAGGATCAACAGCAACTTCTGCAGAAAGTCCTGGCAGCCTCTGACCTTGATGCTGAGGAGGAAGTGGTGGTCGGAGAATTTGGATCCAGGTCCACCATGCAG GTGTCCAGACGCGTGGGGACCATGAGCTCCATGTCCGGAGCCGACGACGCGGTCTACATGGAATATCACACGTCACGAAACAGGGGGGCGTCGAACAAACACGTGCACCCACTGTTCAAGCGCTTCCGAAAGTGA